Proteins from a single region of Paenibacillus sp. BIHB 4019:
- a CDS encoding flagellin — MRINHNITALNTHRNMTLNTAAAGKSMEKLSSGLRINRAADDAAGLAVSEKMRGQIRGLEQAQKNVQDGVSFVQTAEGAMNEVSAMLTRMKELNVQKLNGTYSSGDKSNINVELDQLGSQITKIMSDTKFNGINITSGATIQSDDASQTIDIGSIDTSAFNALTSASDLGTVETAITAVSTERAKLGAVQNRLEYTSNNLGTVVENITASESRIRDTDMASEMVKLTKNNILLQASQSMLAQANSQPQGVLSLLQ; from the coding sequence ATGCGTATTAATCACAACATTACAGCTTTGAACACTCACCGTAACATGACTTTGAACACTGCTGCTGCAGGTAAGAGCATGGAGAAACTATCTTCTGGTCTTCGTATCAACCGTGCGGCTGACGATGCTGCTGGTCTTGCAGTATCCGAAAAAATGCGTGGTCAAATCCGTGGTCTTGAGCAAGCTCAAAAGAACGTTCAAGACGGCGTATCTTTCGTACAAACAGCTGAGGGCGCAATGAACGAAGTAAGTGCAATGCTTACTCGTATGAAAGAATTGAACGTACAGAAGCTGAACGGTACATACAGCTCTGGCGACAAATCCAACATCAACGTTGAGCTTGATCAACTGGGTTCGCAAATCACTAAAATCATGTCCGATACTAAATTCAACGGTATCAACATCACTAGCGGTGCAACTATTCAATCCGATGATGCTTCGCAAACAATTGATATTGGCTCGATCGATACTTCTGCATTCAATGCATTGACTAGTGCTAGCGATCTGGGCACTGTAGAAACAGCTATCACAGCTGTTTCCACTGAGCGCGCTAAATTGGGTGCTGTTCAAAACCGTTTGGAGTACACTTCGAACAACTTGGGTACTGTAGTTGAGAACATCACTGCTTCCGAGTCGCGTATCCGTGATACCGATATGGCTAGTGAAATGGTTAAGCTTACGAAGAACAACATTCTTCTTCAAGCTTCCCAATCGATGCTTGCTCAAGCAAACTCGCAGCCACAAGGCGTATTGTCCTTGCTGCAATAA
- a CDS encoding flagellar protein: MNLDNCPRCGKLFSKNFRDVCPACIKEIDREYELCSDYLRKNKGTNINDLSNETGVSVRQITKFVREGRISIMNAPNMSYPCEVCGTFIRDNNMCDSCRARLISDTGKMRNEDARRAEELEAQRANQNIYKGLDRYKDR, translated from the coding sequence ATGAATTTAGATAATTGTCCACGCTGCGGCAAGCTGTTCTCCAAGAACTTTCGTGACGTCTGTCCGGCTTGCATTAAGGAAATAGATAGAGAGTATGAGCTCTGCTCCGATTATTTGCGTAAAAATAAAGGCACGAATATAAATGATCTATCCAATGAAACGGGAGTATCGGTCCGCCAAATTACAAAGTTTGTGCGAGAAGGCCGGATTTCGATTATGAATGCCCCGAATATGTCTTATCCGTGCGAAGTATGCGGTACTTTTATACGGGATAACAATATGTGCGATAGCTGTAGAGCGCGTTTAATTAGCGATACGGGAAAGATGCGCAATGAGGATGCCAGAAGGGCTGAGGAGCTGGAAGCACAGAGGGCTAATCAGAACATTTATAAAGGTTTGGACCGCTATAAGGATCGTTAG
- a CDS encoding carbon storage regulator: MLVLGRKKGESILIGNNIELSVLEIVGDTIKLGIKAPAEVGILRKELYVSVESMNLTAEQSTISASDLKHQFKKIKKS; the protein is encoded by the coding sequence ATGCTTGTTTTAGGCCGCAAAAAAGGAGAGTCCATTCTCATTGGCAATAATATTGAGCTTAGTGTACTGGAGATCGTTGGCGATACGATTAAACTAGGTATTAAAGCGCCTGCTGAAGTAGGCATACTTCGCAAAGAATTGTATGTTTCTGTGGAAAGTATGAATCTCACAGCGGAACAATCAACGATCTCAGCTAGTGATCTGAAGCATCAATTTAAAAAAATCAAAAAAAGTTAA
- the fliS gene encoding flagellar export chaperone FliS, whose protein sequence is MLNSPYQVYQQSSVQTATPGQLIIMLYEGAIRFTKGGIEGIKKQNYEMANTNLKKAQAVINELLASLNYDFEVSKNLSQIYEYLLHLLIEANLKKNDAFAQEALGYLQEFRDTWKQAMKASAGQTQTAAGPM, encoded by the coding sequence TTGTTAAACTCACCATATCAAGTGTATCAGCAATCTTCTGTTCAAACAGCGACTCCTGGCCAGCTAATTATTATGCTATATGAAGGGGCTATTCGCTTTACCAAGGGCGGAATTGAAGGGATCAAAAAACAAAATTATGAAATGGCCAATACGAATTTGAAAAAAGCACAGGCCGTCATTAATGAACTGTTGGCTTCCCTTAATTACGACTTTGAAGTCTCGAAAAATTTATCTCAAATTTATGAATATCTTTTGCATCTTCTAATTGAAGCTAATTTGAAGAAAAATGATGCATTTGCACAAGAAGCATTAGGTTATTTACAAGAATTTCGAGATACTTGGAAGCAGGCAATGAAAGCTTCGGCAGGCCAAACACAAACCGCAGCTGGTCCTATGTAA
- the flgM gene encoding flagellar biosynthesis anti-sigma factor FlgM, which translates to MNKLKINEPGRIHSLNQYQKKNEMAVNNANKKQKKDEVQISAAAKEMLSTSQMNSPERAKHIESLKQSIATGTYHVDSGKLAEKLLPYFGNNPSE; encoded by the coding sequence GTGAATAAATTGAAGATAAATGAACCTGGTCGTATCCATTCTCTTAACCAGTACCAGAAGAAGAACGAAATGGCAGTAAACAACGCCAATAAGAAGCAGAAGAAGGATGAGGTGCAGATCTCAGCCGCTGCCAAGGAGATGCTCTCTACGAGTCAGATGAACAGCCCCGAACGCGCAAAGCATATTGAGAGCCTGAAACAATCCATAGCAACTGGAACGTATCATGTTGATTCGGGCAAGCTGGCTGAGAAGCTGCTACCTTATTTCGGCAACAATCCAAGTGAATGA
- a CDS encoding helicase-related protein: protein MKAYMYVVRQFGNWSCKVTIAPEVDIDFWQHAERMLLWKTRLPLGIALEAVEHFNEYENRNDQYISQIKQRADQNAGMNKLHSFRKWLDMCLKKKRGRTTKDTGIGSKGGGWKGEQLGESPEKTLGKQKEYSKGAGAIAGSASRCGNESDQEVSDRLAAAIRKASSGAAGQVEHIQEGLAGEQMRMMPVGQAGQSLSGLGGQIALAADSCERSGQARGVERAPAEALAAAAQQAAAALQGRALLRGEAHALLDGTAPAAAVPAMDKDAALQLASLQGLIQLRSAVSKKASREAGWPRRAKRALRCLRCGSGEEQLHKAPCAACGREACAYCTACLTMGRSRECELLIIGGGAGSSRSSIELPPPQQRLARWGLSPAQSAAAAAALYFTEQPSRVGWIGPLAATQNSFLLWAVTGAGKTEMVFPIVESTLLRGGKALIATPRRDVVLELSPRIKKAFPDFSVVTLYGGSEQKWEQGDITLATTHQLLRFNFAFDLVIIDELDAFPYQNNPQLYYAANKSCAPEGVKILLSATPPAELQQLARSGKLVHARVPVRFHRHPLPVPVLLHTLSVGQMLDKLQLPRQLREAMLCSYSRGAQLFVFVQRISQVERMAALLRQKLNISQVAGTSSQDPERGDKVQMFRAGEIRILVTTTILERGVTIPRSDVFILDADGQLFDEASLVQMAGRAGRSSDDPNGRVVFCAKERTRPQMQAVKHIKKMNRIARAKGYFQNAAK from the coding sequence ATGAAAGCCTATATGTATGTTGTACGGCAATTCGGCAACTGGTCTTGCAAAGTAACGATTGCGCCCGAAGTAGATATCGACTTCTGGCAGCATGCTGAGAGGATGCTTTTATGGAAAACCCGCCTTCCGCTTGGTATTGCGCTGGAGGCTGTTGAGCACTTCAACGAATATGAAAATAGAAATGACCAGTATATTAGTCAAATTAAGCAGAGAGCAGATCAGAATGCCGGAATGAATAAGTTACACTCCTTTAGAAAATGGCTGGATATGTGCCTGAAGAAAAAGAGGGGTAGAACAACTAAAGATACAGGAATAGGGAGTAAGGGCGGTGGATGGAAAGGAGAACAATTGGGAGAATCGCCAGAGAAAACGCTGGGAAAACAGAAAGAGTACTCCAAAGGGGCGGGAGCTATTGCTGGAAGCGCCTCACGCTGTGGGAACGAGAGCGATCAGGAGGTGTCAGATAGGCTTGCTGCCGCTATCCGTAAGGCAAGCAGCGGAGCAGCTGGACAGGTCGAGCATATACAGGAGGGGCTTGCAGGGGAGCAAATGCGGATGATGCCAGTCGGACAGGCGGGGCAAAGCCTGTCCGGTTTAGGGGGGCAGATAGCGCTCGCTGCGGATAGCTGCGAGCGCAGTGGGCAGGCGCGCGGAGTGGAACGCGCGCCTGCAGAGGCGCTTGCCGCCGCCGCGCAGCAGGCGGCAGCGGCGCTGCAAGGCCGTGCGCTGCTGCGCGGCGAAGCGCACGCACTGCTTGATGGGACAGCGCCTGCGGCAGCTGTCCCTGCCATGGACAAGGACGCTGCGCTGCAGCTGGCGTCCTTGCAGGGCTTGATACAGCTGCGCAGCGCTGTATCAAAGAAGGCCAGCCGCGAAGCCGGCTGGCCTCGGCGCGCCAAGCGCGCGCTCCGCTGCCTGCGCTGCGGCAGCGGAGAAGAGCAGCTGCACAAGGCGCCCTGTGCAGCCTGCGGGCGAGAGGCATGCGCGTATTGCACCGCATGCCTCACAATGGGGCGCAGCCGCGAATGCGAGCTGCTTATCATAGGAGGAGGAGCTGGCAGCAGCCGCTCCTCCATCGAGCTGCCGCCCCCGCAGCAGCGTCTCGCGCGCTGGGGGCTAAGCCCTGCCCAATCAGCGGCGGCGGCAGCCGCGCTTTATTTTACAGAGCAGCCGTCTCGCGTTGGTTGGATTGGCCCGCTCGCCGCCACACAAAACAGCTTCCTGCTCTGGGCCGTCACCGGCGCTGGCAAAACCGAGATGGTGTTTCCTATAGTCGAGTCCACGCTACTACGAGGTGGCAAAGCCCTGATAGCCACACCACGCAGGGATGTCGTGCTGGAGCTGAGCCCGCGCATTAAAAAAGCTTTCCCGGACTTTAGCGTGGTCACATTATACGGCGGCAGCGAGCAAAAATGGGAGCAAGGCGACATTACGCTGGCAACGACTCATCAATTGCTGAGATTCAATTTTGCATTTGATTTGGTCATCATTGATGAGCTGGACGCCTTTCCATATCAAAATAATCCCCAATTGTACTACGCCGCCAACAAAAGCTGCGCTCCTGAAGGTGTGAAAATTCTGCTCTCGGCTACGCCTCCAGCAGAGCTGCAGCAGCTTGCACGGAGCGGAAAGCTTGTGCATGCGAGAGTTCCCGTACGTTTTCACCGCCATCCGCTCCCTGTTCCAGTATTGCTTCACACCTTAAGTGTAGGGCAAATGCTGGACAAGCTTCAGCTGCCCAGACAGCTTCGTGAGGCCATGCTTTGTTCCTATAGCCGCGGCGCACAGCTGTTCGTTTTTGTTCAGCGTATTTCCCAGGTAGAGCGGATGGCAGCACTATTGAGACAGAAGCTTAATATTTCTCAAGTAGCAGGCACCTCCTCCCAAGATCCTGAGCGGGGGGACAAGGTTCAGATGTTTCGAGCTGGAGAAATACGCATTTTGGTGACGACTACGATTTTAGAACGAGGTGTAACAATCCCTAGGAGCGACGTGTTTATTTTGGATGCCGATGGGCAGCTGTTCGATGAAGCTTCGCTCGTACAAATGGCGGGAAGAGCAGGGAGATCCAGCGATGATCCCAACGGAAGGGTTGTTTTTTGCGCAAAAGAGCGTACCCGGCCCCAAATGCAGGCCGTCAAGCATATTAAGAAAATGAATCGTATCGCACGGGCCAAAGGCTATTTTCAAAATGCAGCTAAGTAA
- the fliW gene encoding flagellar assembly protein FliW: protein MIIETTRFGSLEYEAEQVITFISGIPGFKQFQRYTIVSIEESPFQFLQSVEDGALAFIIVSPFDFIKEYEFELSEQIKDELKIENAESLQIYSIVRVVEDLASATINLAAPIIINTECNHAVQYILSNEHYSIQYPLFAEGMPTGGE from the coding sequence ATGATCATTGAAACGACTCGTTTTGGATCACTTGAATATGAAGCGGAGCAAGTTATCACTTTTATATCTGGCATACCCGGCTTCAAGCAATTTCAACGTTATACAATAGTATCTATTGAAGAAAGCCCATTTCAATTTTTGCAGTCCGTGGAAGATGGGGCACTAGCTTTCATTATTGTGTCGCCATTTGATTTCATAAAGGAGTATGAATTTGAATTGTCTGAGCAAATTAAAGATGAGTTGAAAATAGAAAATGCAGAATCTCTTCAAATTTATAGTATCGTTAGAGTAGTCGAAGATTTGGCCTCAGCCACGATTAACTTAGCGGCTCCTATTATTATCAATACTGAATGCAACCATGCAGTCCAATACATATTGTCCAATGAACATTATTCCATTCAGTATCCGCTGTTTGCGGAAGGTATGCCGACAGGAGGCGAATAG
- the flgL gene encoding flagellar hook-associated protein FlgL, whose amino-acid sequence MALRITQGMMHAQLTRNISRNLNKMAEIQNQSSTGMKLHKASDDPVGITYSLRYRTELGSSDQYEKNTNQALSWLDLTDTVINQAGDILQRVKELATQAANGTNPQEALDAIQSEVEELKGQLIDIGNSKINGKYIFNGEMFNQIPYDASAAGFDAKGVATDTGTVQYALGANVTVGISLTGNTVFGDSDPAGTGNNVFSVMDRLITSLSTGNYTGVSAEIGNIEISSDRLLNARAEIGAKVNRVELMQNRIADFKLSLTDMQSKVEDADLEQVLIDSTTAQSIYQASLSVGAKVISKSLVDFLS is encoded by the coding sequence ATGGCTCTTCGTATTACACAAGGTATGATGCATGCCCAGCTTACACGTAATATAAGCCGTAATTTGAATAAAATGGCGGAAATTCAGAACCAGTCCTCGACAGGCATGAAGCTTCATAAGGCGTCTGATGATCCAGTGGGCATTACTTATTCGTTGCGTTATCGTACGGAGCTTGGTTCCAGTGATCAATATGAGAAAAACACAAACCAGGCACTGTCTTGGCTTGATCTTACTGATACTGTCATTAATCAAGCAGGCGATATACTCCAACGTGTAAAAGAGCTTGCAACGCAGGCTGCCAATGGAACAAACCCTCAAGAAGCACTTGATGCTATCCAAAGTGAAGTTGAGGAATTAAAGGGACAGCTTATTGACATCGGAAATAGTAAAATAAATGGAAAATATATTTTTAATGGGGAAATGTTTAATCAGATCCCTTATGATGCATCGGCTGCTGGATTTGATGCTAAAGGGGTTGCTACAGATACAGGAACTGTACAATACGCTCTTGGTGCCAATGTGACTGTAGGCATAAGCTTAACAGGAAATACTGTATTTGGGGACTCTGACCCAGCTGGAACGGGGAATAACGTTTTCTCGGTCATGGATCGATTGATTACATCATTGTCTACGGGGAATTATACAGGTGTTTCAGCAGAGATAGGTAATATTGAAATCAGCTCTGATCGCTTGCTTAATGCAAGGGCTGAAATCGGCGCAAAAGTAAACCGTGTAGAGCTTATGCAAAATCGGATTGCCGACTTCAAGTTGAGTCTGACAGACATGCAGTCAAAAGTAGAGGATGCTGATTTGGAGCAGGTTTTGATTGACTCGACAACTGCTCAATCAATTTATCAAGCCTCTTTATCTGTCGGAGCGAAGGTAATCAGCAAATCGCTTGTTGACTTCCTTAGCTAA
- a CDS encoding flagellar protein FlgN, translated as MSLELIADTLQQQLKLYHSLLAIEQSKKDMIIQNDVLQLNVHTQKQKLLVAKAEELERMRTQLTSRYFKDIGFRIRSGILAELIRSVTDPVIKSQLMELHSQLNKVLAQLKEASALNQQLINQSLSFLDFSISLMMDDPNEDLVYQHPMNQYPGSKRNGLFDSKA; from the coding sequence ATGTCTCTTGAACTAATTGCAGATACCCTGCAGCAGCAATTGAAGCTGTATCATTCACTTTTGGCCATTGAACAGAGCAAGAAGGACATGATTATTCAGAATGATGTTCTGCAATTAAATGTGCACACCCAGAAGCAGAAGCTGCTTGTTGCGAAAGCAGAAGAGCTTGAGCGCATGCGTACCCAGCTGACTTCCCGTTATTTTAAGGATATTGGGTTTAGAATCCGCAGCGGTATTTTAGCCGAGCTGATTCGCTCCGTCACTGACCCTGTAATTAAGTCACAGTTGATGGAGCTGCACAGTCAGCTGAACAAGGTATTGGCTCAGCTTAAGGAAGCAAGTGCTTTGAATCAGCAATTAATTAATCAATCCTTGTCTTTTCTGGATTTCTCGATCAGCCTGATGATGGATGACCCCAATGAGGATCTTGTTTATCAGCATCCGATGAATCAGTATCCAGGCAGCAAGCGCAATGGATTATTTGATAGTAAAGCCTAA
- the fliD gene encoding flagellar filament capping protein FliD, which yields MRMAGLASGLQVDDMVKELMKARRTTYDNMVKKRTQLEWKQEDYRSMSTKIADFRYNKLTSFNLSSAISAKTSEVGGDTNALTLNATSSTAAGTLNVQVNQVATASNSVYTFNTTERAQSLEDLGFELSAPGADTVDVRINGKNITVSKDAKLSDLAQAINANSSNVKATALYDANTGRLSISASQTGIGQLSLQDDVFTGRVPTSSQEGVNAEITVNGLTYEQAGNRFNINGVDFTVKAASQSGSTTTLNVVKDTTKIIDTIKSFITEYNSLIGSINTELSEEKYRTFKPLTDDEKKEMSDKEVDLWESKARSGSLKNDSILSGMVSDLRIAATSLISGIADQDGNRLSIGITTGSYSDKGKLILDETKLRTALETDADSVISLFTAKGTDTSPGSSTSGVFAKMTATTTKTLSGLREKAGTSLISSDINSAFAENSLINSQLRTMKEQESRMTARLTAIENQYYKQFSAMETAINKFNSQSSALTSFSN from the coding sequence ATGCGTATGGCAGGACTAGCTTCTGGCCTACAAGTAGATGACATGGTCAAGGAGCTCATGAAAGCTCGGAGAACGACTTATGACAATATGGTAAAAAAACGGACTCAACTGGAATGGAAGCAGGAAGATTATCGTTCGATGAGTACGAAAATTGCAGATTTTCGTTACAATAAGCTGACTTCTTTTAATTTATCCAGCGCAATCAGTGCGAAAACGTCAGAGGTTGGCGGGGATACAAACGCCTTAACACTTAATGCTACTAGCAGTACTGCAGCTGGTACACTAAATGTGCAAGTAAATCAGGTTGCAACAGCCTCGAATAGTGTGTATACCTTTAATACAACCGAACGTGCTCAATCTTTAGAAGATCTGGGTTTTGAGCTAAGTGCACCTGGCGCTGATACGGTTGATGTGAGAATTAATGGGAAAAATATTACAGTATCCAAGGATGCTAAGCTAAGCGATCTAGCTCAAGCTATTAATGCGAATTCGAGCAATGTAAAAGCTACAGCACTTTATGATGCGAACACAGGAAGGCTTTCTATATCTGCGAGCCAGACTGGTATAGGGCAGCTATCTCTTCAGGATGATGTTTTTACAGGGCGAGTACCTACCAGCAGCCAAGAGGGCGTTAATGCTGAGATTACAGTAAACGGCTTGACCTATGAGCAGGCAGGAAATCGTTTTAATATAAATGGCGTCGACTTTACGGTAAAGGCCGCTAGTCAATCAGGGAGCACAACGACGCTGAATGTTGTAAAAGATACGACTAAAATTATTGATACTATTAAGTCTTTTATCACAGAATATAATAGTTTAATTGGTTCAATAAATACCGAATTATCTGAAGAGAAGTATCGAACTTTCAAGCCGTTAACCGATGACGAGAAGAAAGAGATGTCTGATAAAGAAGTTGATTTGTGGGAATCCAAGGCAAGAAGCGGAAGTCTGAAAAATGACAGCATTCTTAGCGGCATGGTATCTGATTTGAGGATTGCAGCTACCTCGTTAATTTCGGGTATTGCAGATCAAGATGGAAATCGACTTTCGATTGGAATTACGACGGGGAGTTATTCTGATAAAGGAAAGCTAATATTGGATGAAACAAAGCTTAGAACGGCGCTTGAAACGGATGCCGACAGCGTCATTAGTTTGTTCACGGCTAAAGGGACGGATACATCACCTGGAAGCAGCACATCAGGGGTTTTCGCAAAAATGACAGCTACAACAACAAAAACATTAAGCGGATTAAGAGAAAAGGCAGGTACCTCACTAATAAGCTCAGATATTAATTCCGCCTTTGCTGAAAATTCTTTGATTAACAGCCAATTAAGAACGATGAAAGAACAAGAAAGCCGAATGACAGCAAGATTAACTGCCATTGAAAATCAATATTATAAACAGTTTTCTGCAATGGAAACGGCAATTAACAAATTTAATTCGCAGTCATCTGCGCTAACAAGCTTTAGTAATTAA
- a CDS encoding ComF family protein: protein MAHGHVDTRKYSVWHAITYVPVSRERAEERGFNQAERLAATVSSHTQIPLLHLLERKRHSAKQSFKTRSARMQDMESLFAAKRGAVEQFLLANQRKERQYVLRLLLVDDIYTTGSTIQACSEALQIACPDGIDIYALTWARS, encoded by the coding sequence TTGGCTCATGGACATGTTGATACGCGTAAATATTCCGTTTGGCATGCGATTACCTATGTGCCTGTTAGCAGAGAGCGCGCCGAAGAGCGTGGATTTAACCAGGCAGAGAGATTGGCGGCAACCGTATCCAGCCATACTCAAATTCCTCTTTTGCATTTATTGGAACGGAAGCGTCATTCGGCCAAACAAAGCTTCAAGACCCGTTCTGCGCGCATGCAGGATATGGAAAGCCTTTTTGCTGCCAAGCGCGGGGCTGTGGAGCAGTTTTTACTAGCAAATCAGCGAAAAGAGAGGCAATATGTATTGCGACTGCTGCTTGTAGATGACATCTATACAACGGGAAGCACCATTCAAGCTTGCTCGGAAGCGCTGCAAATAGCATGTCCTGACGGAATCGATATTTACGCTCTAACATGGGCGAGGTCCTAA
- the flgK gene encoding flagellar hook-associated protein FlgK, producing the protein MTSTFHSLETSKRSLITQQVALTTLSHNIANANTEGYTRQKVNMVATRPMEAYGMTKSTAPGQIGTGVEYTSITRIRDAFLDAQYRDQSDIAGTTSIQMDTLSKLESFVNEPSDTGIRTVLSDFWNAWSDLSKDPENVTAREILVERTQALTDTFNGLSKQLSDLDADINMTIETSTEQANSMMSSIASLNDQIKKIESLGDNANDLRDQRDLLTDKLSKLVNVTVTDTEDGYTINMGGTNLVTGGDTTPLTAIALEQSYNNGTLTGGEVHGMFVSLDTVAEFVGQLNTLANTIVNGKFDVTIPKGSVLPGTTVPTTADQVMTVNGINGLHQLGYTLGNPATSGQPLFTIKTGFTTLTAESIEINTNIASDSNLIASSMRTTTDGAGVSTVVKGNNSLALLMSQMTEVKFSFDETATGGGIKEATLGDFYSALVGALGVKSQSAARENSNAEAQLAQVDGSRMSISGVSLDEEMSDMIKYQYAYSAAARFMTTFDEMLNKLINNTGVVGR; encoded by the coding sequence ATGACCTCAACTTTTCATTCATTAGAAACGTCGAAACGAAGCTTGATTACCCAGCAGGTAGCTTTGACTACACTCAGTCATAACATTGCAAACGCCAACACGGAAGGATATACGCGGCAAAAGGTAAACATGGTGGCGACTCGTCCAATGGAAGCCTACGGCATGACCAAATCCACAGCACCGGGCCAAATCGGAACAGGTGTCGAGTATACGTCTATTACACGTATCCGTGATGCTTTTCTGGACGCACAGTATCGTGACCAATCCGATATTGCGGGTACAACATCTATCCAAATGGATACATTGAGCAAGCTTGAATCCTTTGTCAACGAACCGTCAGACACAGGTATTCGTACCGTATTGTCGGATTTTTGGAATGCATGGTCAGATCTCAGTAAAGACCCGGAGAATGTAACAGCTCGGGAAATACTTGTAGAGCGGACGCAAGCATTGACCGACACTTTTAATGGGCTTAGCAAGCAACTTTCTGATCTTGATGCAGACATTAATATGACGATTGAAACTTCGACGGAGCAAGCAAATTCAATGATGAGCTCTATTGCATCGTTGAATGATCAAATAAAAAAAATTGAGTCACTCGGCGACAATGCCAATGATCTTCGCGATCAGCGTGATCTTCTAACGGATAAGTTGTCCAAGCTCGTCAATGTAACCGTTACGGATACGGAGGACGGGTACACCATTAATATGGGGGGAACAAACCTTGTTACCGGTGGGGATACAACGCCTCTGACAGCAATTGCGCTGGAACAGTCCTATAATAATGGCACGCTTACTGGCGGAGAAGTTCACGGGATGTTCGTATCTTTGGATACAGTTGCAGAATTCGTTGGGCAGTTAAATACACTCGCTAATACGATCGTAAACGGCAAGTTCGATGTTACGATTCCTAAAGGCTCCGTATTGCCGGGAACAACAGTACCTACAACAGCAGACCAAGTGATGACGGTCAATGGTATCAATGGACTGCATCAGCTTGGATATACACTTGGTAATCCGGCAACTTCTGGACAACCTTTGTTTACGATTAAGACGGGTTTTACAACACTTACTGCTGAGAGCATAGAGATTAACACCAATATTGCCTCAGATTCTAATCTTATTGCTTCTTCCATGCGTACTACGACAGATGGAGCTGGTGTATCGACGGTAGTCAAAGGTAATAACAGTCTAGCATTGTTAATGTCCCAAATGACTGAGGTCAAGTTTTCTTTCGACGAGACAGCTACTGGTGGTGGGATTAAGGAAGCCACATTGGGTGACTTCTACAGTGCGCTTGTCGGGGCATTAGGGGTTAAAAGCCAATCTGCTGCCCGTGAAAACTCCAATGCTGAGGCACAACTGGCTCAAGTAGATGGAAGCCGGATGTCGATCAGCGGTGTTTCCTTGGATGAGGAAATGTCCGATATGATTAAGTATCAATATGCATATAGTGCTGCTGCACGTTTTATGACGACATTTGATGAGATGCTTAATAAGCTCATTAATAATACTGGTGTAGTAGGTCGTTAG
- a CDS encoding flagellar protein FlaG: MNISSVNTTTGYTSEKAAGSESVKEVTVTPEASKSNDNIAGNEAGIAAAQVQQETYSKNIERVIESMKGPVTMVERSVHEGTNHIMYKIRNKETGELIKEIPEEKLLDMAAKLIEQNGIVIDEKI; the protein is encoded by the coding sequence ATGAATATCTCATCAGTGAATACCACGACGGGTTATACATCTGAGAAGGCAGCAGGCAGCGAGTCGGTTAAGGAAGTAACCGTAACTCCGGAAGCTTCCAAAAGCAATGATAATATAGCGGGGAATGAAGCTGGCATTGCAGCTGCTCAAGTTCAGCAGGAAACCTATTCGAAAAATATCGAACGTGTTATTGAATCGATGAAGGGTCCCGTCACCATGGTCGAAAGATCAGTACATGAAGGAACCAACCATATCATGTACAAAATTAGAAACAAGGAAACGGGAGAGCTTATTAAGGAAATTCCAGAAGAAAAGCTTCTAGACATGGCAGCGAAGCTTATTGAGCAAAATGGAATTGTCATTGACGAAAAAATCTAG